The following are from one region of the Silene latifolia isolate original U9 population chromosome 9, ASM4854445v1, whole genome shotgun sequence genome:
- the LOC141601600 gene encoding uncharacterized protein LOC141601600: protein MVEQVHIIRQKIRAAQNRQKSYDDLKRSDLEFLVGDKVLLKVSPMKGVMRFGNRGKLNQKYIGPYEILDRFAKVAYRLALPPALDKVHNVFHVSHLRKYVSDTSHILEPEVIEIDESLSYVEVAKEILDRKVRKTRNGETMLMKVLWSNHNVEE from the coding sequence ATGGTGGAGCAGGTGCACATTATTCGCCAGAAAATAAGAGCTGCACAAAACCGTCAAAAGAGTTATGATGATTTAAAGAGAAGTGACTTAGAATTCTTAGTTGGGGATAAAGTGTTGCTAAAGGTGTCACCTATGAAGGgtgtcatgagatttgggaacaGAGGCAAGTTGAACCAGAAGTATATAGGACCGTATGAGATTCTTGATAGATTTGCGAAGGTAGCTTACCGTTTGGCGTTACCTCCTGCTCTAGATAAGGTTCATAACGTGTTTCATGTGTCGCATCtgaggaaatatgtgagtgatacCTCTCACATACTTGAACCAGAGGTGATAGAGATTGATGAATCATTGAGTTATGTGGAAGTTGCTAAGGAAATCCTTGATAGGAAGGTGCGTAAAACGAGGAATGGAGAAACTATGCTAATGAAAGTTTTATGGTCTAACCATAATGTCGAGGAATAA